The stretch of DNA ACGACAGTGTTGGTTtgaccctccctccctctctctctctctctttttctctctccctctctcctgctcgaCCTGCACGCCATCTCACCTGAGAAGATGGCGAATGAGGAGTTCCAGCATTTCGCGGTTCACCACTGGCAGTTTGTAGACCAGGGAGTGGATCGTGCCCAACCGGAAATCCAGACTTTCTgattctgtcacacacatcgacatggacatacacacagacagatggtcagacaaatacaaacaacacTGATCAGTGACTACAACATCCACTGTGAGTAACAAAACGCTGGAGTACTGCAAGAGAGGCCCCTCTTTTGTTTAAAGGCTACAATGGTTAAATGGAGAGCCATACGTCACACTTCACCAAGAAAACggggtgtgtgactgtttggCCTTGTTTCATTAGGGCCTTCTAAATTAGTGCAGCAGGGGCAAGCCTGGATAGGGAGCCATACCAACAAAGCTTTGAGGCTTTATCTTTCCTTGAGTGTGTAAAGTGAAGTATCTTACTTGCAGCTAAAATGAGTTTGCTGTGGAGGCCATAAGTCATCAATGGTTCACTCAGAGTCCtgtgaggatacacacacacacacacacacacacacacacacacgcacacagacacacccacacacaaacatgttgaaAAAAAGTTCCATTCCAATATGCCATTCCAATTGATCTGATCAAATTGAAAATAGAGCTATGTCatcattgtgtgtgcgtgtgtgtgtgtgtgtatgtgtgtgtgtaaaaagagaGTGAttgcgtgagtgagtgaatcagtcagtcagtgtgtattgtgtgtgtgtgtgtgtgtgtgacatttaccGAAGGTAAAATTTCATGGCGCTGGTGATAGTTTTTATGTCCCAGTCACTGCTGTTGAAATCCACATCACCGGGGCACTTTGAGTCTGAGAGAGTCGGGGCGAAACAGATGGTCGTTCACAACAGAGTACGGAACATCCATGAgggaaaaatacacacagacgaACATACATGAATATGGATAACTTTCCTCAACtttgttatgtttttgtgtgtgtgcgtatgcgtgtgcgtgtatgtgtgtgtgtgtgtgtgtgtgtgtgtgtgtgtgtgtgtgtgtgtgtgtgtgtgtctgtgtgtttgtgtgtttgtgtgtttgtgtgtgtgtctgagtgaatgATGAAGAGAATTTGTATatttgggtgcgtgtgtgtgtctatgcacatgttgtcaaacatgcacatacagaccaCCATATACTGTACTAATGGTTTGAGAATTCCTCACCGAAGAAAGCATTCAGTAGCTTCTGGACCTGGATGTTGCTGCCAACTGTCCTGTATAACCCTTCCTGGGTAACGCCtgcaatggagagagggagaagtaaaaaaaaaaaaaaaaaaaaaaaaactcaatgtCACTTCAACCCTCTGACTATGCTTGTAAAATAAGTTATTGGATGTGACTCTGAAGACACAGAAAGCTTTTCAGTCGAAGCAGACTGTGAGAAGATGTAGCTGGATTGACAAACAGAATAACTGTaaatcaagagagagaaaatggggggGAGTGTCCCAGGGGGAGTAAAAAGGAATGGAAAAATAAGGGGTAGACGGAGAGAGGAAAACTAGACTATGGCAGAACTTGTCAACACCATGTCAGTATCATATATTATATGGTACTAACTGTGGAACCTGCAGCCAGCATTTTACTGATTCATCTCATAGGAAAATCATCTGAGACTGTTTGACTTTGActgtttttaaggtggaaagaatatgagagatacacagacaggaagtgtttctgtgtgcaagtgcgtttgtgtgagtgtgtgtgtgtgtgtgtgtgattgcgtttttgtgtgtggaggagggtgaATACTGAATGTGAAAAATGTGTTGTTGGTAAGatacaaacagctgcaccacgtgtctcactctgtctaaaGCTATGTACACACTATTGAGAGACGGGGGAGTTCAATGTTTTGTAATGAAGGCATTATAAGGGGTCATCCgaacatattcatttattaccAGCACAGTCCTTTACATTGACACTGACTTAACATTCACATTACACTGATAAATCTTACTTTGaatattttagtttgtttgtatgatgtacgatgtttgtttgtatgacGTGGTGTTTGTTGTTTGGGTTATACAAACTTAGGCTGGAAGTTACGGTTAGATCGGTTCTTATTTGTAGAGCCACGCAGTAAACAAGGCTTGGTAGTGAATCTGCTCTGAtggccctcttcctctctgtctttcttggactctcatacaaacacacacacacacatcagggacGTTGCAAACTGCTCATGTGAAGCACTGCTGACCTCTATTGGCCACTGTAGGaacacatttctttttctcaACAAGACAGTCATTGGGAATCAATAAGCATGGTAGGTAAACCACAGCAATCTCATTCTTGGTTCCTTCCACAGCAGGCAGAGTGAAACTAGTCTGGTGTTATATACTTCAGATTTACTTCAGAATGCAACTCACCTTTGGTCTCCACGAAGTTGATGCACTTTCGAACAAACTTGAATCCAACCTCGTTCAGCTCCACTGTaccgacacacaaaaacatgttaaGACAAGCACATAGTAGGCATGATGGTACCACTGCAGAAAACTATGTTCAATTGAGTCCTTTGGATTCaatatttagatttagatttactGACTGCTATCGAGATTTTGCCAAAAAATAAAGAAACTACACTTACTTTCAGCTTGTTTTTGAATTGGAGAATGGTAAatctgaaaataaaacatacaaaattgTTGTCATGCACATTTTGCACTATTTATGTAtctgagcatgtttgtgtgcgtgtgtgtgtgtgtgtgtgtgtgtgtgtgtgtgtgtgtgtgtgtgtgtttgtgtgtgtgttttttccctgtAACCATggcaaaagaaaaaggaagagacaCTCACTGGCTCTTTCCCGTCCATAGCCTCGATCCACTGTTTCCTGTTATCCTCTGACACTGCCTGCAGAGTCAGGGGGCTATTCCTATGGCAACAACCCAGAGACACCACATCGCATCAGTAATATCATTGTGAAGACAGATGTGTATTCTCATGAGCTCTGCCACTATACACAGATCTTTAACTGCAAAAGACCTGTTGATTTCCCACAGTAAAATGTTATGCACGCTGAGAGAGTGTAAATGTTATGCACGCTGGTCGGGGGGTTTGGACTTTGCaaatgactgtgtctgtgtgtgtgtgtgtgtgtgtgtgtgtgtgtgtgtgtgtgtgtgtgtgtgtgtgtgtgtgtgtgtgtgtgttttccatgatCGTCCCTACTTGGCCCTTTTCTCCCATCTTGCCTGCAGGGCCATCTGTTAGGGCGTGTATGTAGTCCTTTCTTGGCAGCTGTGTCTTTGTGGCGTATATAGATGTCTCACTGAGCCCCCATCCTCCCCACACCTCCAGCCATCCTGAcccctgctgtgtttgtgtgtatggccCCTTGAGCTCCACCTGCTCCATCATCTGCTGGGTTAGCTGTTTACCCCACTTGCTCCTTCCAGTCACACTCTGTTACCCATCAGCCCCTCAATCTATTCCTTTAAAAAACAGCCCAGGGCTTAGTGATCTTTAGAGTATGGGGACCCTTACCTCTCTACGATTTCTATTTCGAAGCAGAAACGCTTGTCGATGGACTCGGATTTCCGGCGGATGCAGGACTTCAGGGTGAGCTTAGAGGGAGTCTGACAGACGTAAACAACATGTTTACACTCTTCACTCGCCgcacaacaacaaacagctgCATGTGGTTAATGCTAACCACTTCCATCTTAGTGATAAAAGACATTagtggggcctgtgtgtgtgtgtgtgtgtgtgtgtgtgtgtgtgtgtgtgtgtgtgtgtgtgtgtgtgtgtgtgtgtgtgtgtgtgtgtgtgtttgtttggtacTGGTCCTACAtcagaatttatttttttaaatatgttaagCTACCTGTTTGGTTGTAGTCTTCTGTTCAACGGGCACCATATCAAAAAGTTTGTTGTCTTTGAGATACTTGCAGTAGTATTTCACCCAAGTCACCCCCAAAGcccctgaaataaaaaaaacacagatacagaaaaatacgcagagagagagagagaggaaatgtagtaagaagggagagaggggacatgATGAAAAGCCATCCTCTTGTCAGGCATCCTCAGTGTACTGCTTTATTTCCACACAGCCTTCTAAGCACTTACATTTCTCCTGGACGTAGAGGTAGCCTTGGATTGTGGCCTGCCCGTGCATCTTGCCAATCTGAGACGGCTCCTTCATTCTCTTCATCAGGTCCTCCATCGAGTCTCGAGTGCTCTCAAAGTGGTTAcgtgtctatacacacacacacacacacacacacacacacacacacacacacacacacacacacacacacacacacacacacagccataattACTGTCATTACAATGATCTCATGATCTCATCTCTCATGATAAcattttctactttttttaattttgggGCTCCACAATCAGTATTATGCATAACATTATGTTAATTATTTTGTAATCTGTACTTCAAGACGAACCTCAGTGCTTCACAGAAACTGAGCCTCTTCCCCCTTTTGGGATACAAAGGCTAAAAACACAATTACTTGCGCTTTTGTTTATCAACAATTTGAAAGGCACTGCCTTGAGTCCATTCTGCTTTATCGCTCCTGTTTGCTATAACACACAGAAGTATTTTCCCTAAACAAACACTCAAATGTGACCGTGCAGCTGTTGCAGAAGGTGCAGCTGTgtttacaataaaaaaagacCAAACATGTTCCTTTTTACACGATGCAGGGGATATTCAGGGGATCTTCTGTTTTGTCTCAGTTTTATAATGACTTCTCTTTTCATCTTCTTATGAACCTCGACCCTCCCACTCTCTATCTTTTCTGTTCTCTCACATTCTGTAGGCTGAGCTGCAGTTCCTGTTTGTAGGGCAGAAAGTCCTGGGTCATTTCGACAGTCAGGTTGTTCAGGGTGAGGATACTCTGGAGGAATGCCAGCACCTGTCAATCGAAATGGCATGATGAATACATAGCCTTGCTTTGGTCTTGACAGTCAGAACACACGTGTGCAAGCGTacttacacgtacacacacacaaacacacacacacacacaaacaatggtAGCACTTGTCAATTGATATTTCATAATGAATACACATCTTTGCAAACACCAagtcacatgcacatgcacacacacacacacacacacacacacacacacacacacacacacacacacacacacacacacacacacacacacacacacacacacacacacacacacacacacacacgggggcggagatcccatttcattgtagggggggacaatacatggtcaaatttcagagagtaattctgggaggggggacatgaaaaaattgctttcacgagagctagcataaactgctaaataccgaattctgttatcacatttacaaacagaaattcgaagtcattttagaattctctaaacagcattcaatgtactaacacgaaatatttatttacagacaaagagaacttgatgctcaaaataagttataaaacagctcacggagactttgacagggaatcgaactagtaacctcctgattataatacgacttctctaccccctgtaccactgccacccCATGTGGCCATACCAGCATAGTTAATGGACTGcaggaaaagatgacattaatttaccttcagataatttaacaaatctggagaggcactgagatgtagacctacgtttattaactagcatgaacctgcccctgacaggacagtgtctagactgtctagctagctatcttaaaggtgttaattaccggcatgtgtgtgttatcggcaaacgttcacgttgtcatgccaatccattaataaacttatgtatacttgtgcatatcgattggaacttcgtaaatgaagtttagaaaaaaaacgtcttctttacatgttcttactgcgttcgagaatgaggtaaatctctttagatatcgtgtatcatagcggcagcgacaggggacagaggaggaaacagtctgacaatctgaccgtgtaggctactgggctgattaactgaaacacggagctgccggtagccctgcccgttggaaacagcatgtgaaccaacccactttgaggaatagggggaacatgatttttcaacacttaaaaacacattgttttacgtctataattagcaccgcttgtgtcgtcgtatttttatttcatataaccttatttttcaaaaatgttttgttttgtttccaatgattgttgggggggacaactttatagtagggggggacacgtcccccccgtcccccccgggatctccgcctatgcacacacacacacatagagtgcgGTGGCAGGGTGAGTCTTAAGGGTTACACATCTTAAAGATTGTTAGAAGTTTGACTCTGTTCCCTTAAAGAGCTTGTTAATCATCAAGATacagtgtgtatgagtttgtccAAAGGGCGCATTGGAGAGGCATGTGTTTTCCCCTGCACAAGTGCCAGAGAGAGACTTAAGACGTCATTCAGGTCAAATTCAACGTTCAGGACAGAATGTGTCAGTTGTGGGAACCCCAGTTTATAATATAAATCATTTCTTTTGTAAAACATCACATTCATTGTGTGGTTTATACAAACTGGTTTACATGTAGTTTATGTTCTATGTTTAAGGGGGTTTCTGAACAAATGCAGAAGTTCATACAAACTTTAGCTGTAAAATGAACAGTTCTTCTTTTTTGCTTTAATCTgaattagacagagagagagagagagagagagagagagagagagagactggcacgTGATGGACTGGGCAGTGGCTGAGGGTGGTATTCCCCTTGGTCTTGAGACATGTTTACCGTAATCAAAAACAGGTCTCAGATAATCAGCATGTCACTACACTCTTAGTCAAACACATTCAATTCTATGTTGATTTTTGGTCAGCCACATCCTTTTCAATCATTCATAAGAAATGTGGGGTCTTTTCAGAATAAAGGGCTTTTGTCCTAAATCCGAAATTAATCTAAGATAAGAACTCACTTAGGTCAGAAGAACTTGGCCAGTTGTGGATTGGAGGTGAAAAGGGAATTATATAGGCTAATACAGGAAGTGAATTTACCGGCTCAACCACATCGAACTTCTTCCTGTCCTGCACCTGTTGGATCTGGTAGACATATTCCACAGAAGACTCATAGAAGTTCAGCTTCTCCTTATCAAGCTGTTCATCTGCCTgaaggttcacacacacaacacagacatacatatacgTATATTGGATACATGTGGAGTAGATCACAAAcatcacacttgcacacatgtaGATTGTGTACATATGCAAGAacatacacacctatacacaagcacatatgTAATGACTTAAAACAGCTAACTAGACATTCCTCATCATTACAAGGAGAGCTGTAACTTGTTATCAGTTAGTGACTCAATGACTCGCCCCGAGGCACTAAACACCAGCACTAGCacgacacagcacacacacacacacacccatacaaccaTGTAAACACTGTAGGAAATACACATGAACACTTTATGCACAAAATTTGGGAAGATATCCTCAAGCTAAAATGTatcttaattatttatttacagctTGGACCGAACAATTGAAAAAAGCGACCACCAAACTTTGAATGTAGTGCAttcaaatgaaactttacaATGCAGTGAGCCAGAGGGACAAGAACATCGCTATGGCCTGGCTTGTTCTCGTGCACGTGTTCAGCACAAACCTCCTGAAGCTGAGTTTCCTTCTTCTTCACAGAGAGGTTGACGTGTTTATCCAGCTGAGAGTAATacttctcactctccttctcgaACTTCTTCTTTCGTTCCTATGTCGAGAAGACATACAAGCAcgcacaggcatgcacacacacacacacacacacacagacacacacacacacacacacacacacacacacacacacacacacacacacgcacaccacaatAAAACATTTAGTTAAGCACTAATAGAAACCTTCTGAGTGGTTGAGCACATTTACTGAACACATGTCCAGATGTGGTGTATCTGTGGGCAAGCTGTGGGGACAAAGGAAAGTCCCTTTTCAATTAATACAGTGAGGGACGCAATGACTGTAGAACACAGCTGAGAGCATATATACAAGCTTTGAGGCATCTGGGTGGTCTACAAGTGGACATGGTTTGGAACACGGATAGATGCTGTGGCCAAGCCATATCTCTGGTGTAAACTAACTTCTGTGCTTAGCGCCTTAACAACCATGGTGTCTGGTTAAGATAGGGAATAGCCCATAGTCTGGTCAAACTAAAGATAGCACAACGCTCAGTGTTTTCAAAGCTAAATTAAGTAAGCCAAGTGTGGTATGTTACACACAAAACTGTCATGACTTCCCACAACTTTAATAGAGCACATTACCTTCTGTTACATAATAGTTGGATATTATCTCAGGCTACGACAAATTACCTAATGCTACACGAGTCCCCATTTCACTGCCTTATGCACTATGACTAATAAAGTAGATCTGAATCATCTTCCCAGGATTTTAAGAATTAATGAGCTACATTTGTTGTTCATGACTTCCATGTGTCACCATTATTCCCTGTTGAGTTTATCCTCAGCACAGGCAGACGCTGTCGCAATGTTTAGCATTTTTATTAGTGTTTTATTGTTTCAGTATTTTAATCAGTTTTTAATCTTTTGTCTTTATAATGGCGTCCTCCTTTAAGCTTTATCAAGAATCCTCAGACACGGATGTCCTTGAAAGATTAACGTATGTATCATCTATAATCCATTTGTTTGTCCCTACAATGACAATGGTGCCTTCAATCCACAAGGCTACACATGAGTTTGAATACTAAAaagcctgtgcacacacacacaaggagcttAAACAGTGTGTACTAGCTGGctctgtgtttaatgtttcaTTCATATGTTGGTGATTAATGAGCCAGCAACACAGAAACAGGAACTCTGGGAAAGGTAACGAGTAAACACGCTTGCCTCCGTcgttaaatgtgtttgtaggtTAGCGCTAAAGCAAATACAATGGAGAGATAGCATCGCTCAGGGAGCGGCCGTGCCTTTGTAACCAGGACCTGGTGATCTCACAGCTGCACACAGggaaatccacacagacacagccataAGGCAGTGTAGGAAGACAGCTTGTTCATCGCTTGGTTTTCGGGGGGCAGTATAATATGATTTCTTCCCCTAATTCCCCTACttacaaaaaagacacacacacacacacacacacacacacacacgtgcgcgcacgcatgcatgcgcctgcacacacacacacatgtacacacacaaacacacacacacacacttctgcattTCAAACACTGAGTTGTCCTTTTTTCCACAGACTTAACTTAAGCTCAAGTGCTACCATTCCTACACAAGTAATGCCAAGGAGGGAttccacctccaccatcacaAGCTCTGCCTGTAGTCACTGAGGAAATTAACTGTATGCTTTGCACTAAAGTAAATATTTCGAAAATACGGCATTGCGATATGGCATGAGTTCTAGTTCTCTTAAcatgtatccgtgtgtgtgtgtgtgtgtgtgtgtgtgtgtgtgtttgtgtgtgttagagtttgGCAATTGTACATGTTGCCGCCCGTGCATGCAATTGAGTTGCATAACATATGAAGGAGGAAGTGATTACAAGAACAAAATGAGGAACTATAATCTGAACAGTGAGCATGGCTGAGTaaaagtttctgtgtgtgtgtctgggagagacATAAATCAGAGCTTCTACCTTCACACAGGGTGCCTTCAGCCTTGCTACTGAGAcagcagaagcacacacacacacacacacatctgcacacacacacacacatgccctcatctgcacacacacacacacacacacacacactgttccattCACCCTTCTAGCGAATAGATTGACATTCATTACCCCTTGCCCCTGCGGAACAGTGTCCATGTGGAGAAACTTGTTGTGAGTTGAGATTCAATATCTCCGCCTGCAAGTGTGGGCGATCTTCTGGAACAGACTCTCAGCTCCTTACTCACCTTCGTCACGCCAATCTGCTCCTTGCGGAATTTCTCCAGAGGTTTGATGAGCAGGTCGCAGGCATTCTGAACCTAAGCAAGTCAAAAACATATACTGGTATAACACAACTGCTTAACTcccccagagacacacatccaTATCCCCATACTATTGAAAGAACTGAGAGCAGCAAATCCCCTAGTAGAAACCACTGAAGTTAATgacatgttttccttttctctgcaGTCTGGCCTGAAGAGCACAGGCAGTCTAAAATCATAAGAGTGCATTTCCGCCTCTCTTGCAGATGGAAGCTGGAACATGCAGAATGTTTCCATAGATTCCATTTCCTGGTTTAACACTTTAATGACATTGTGTTGTGTAGCTGGCTGTGTCAACTCTGTCATGACACTAACGTCGCTCCATTCCATTAAAAAACAACTAAGTATCCCTCAGTTGTGGGCCTCATATTTGACCCCATTCCATCATCTGGTCTACATCTCTGTTTTTCATGTAAAGTGAGAGCTCTGTCCAGACACGTGTGACTTCGAACGGAGCATTCTTTGGAGTGCACAAGCTCTCTAGTTTGTCTACTCTGTCTTAGAGGAGTGTCAAACCTACTGGGTCACAATGTTGAGTCCAAAGCCATCAGGTGACTCTGAACCAGTTCACAGCTGACAGATCCAGCCCTACAAGTCTGACAAGACCCAGGGCCTTTCATAAAAGCACTGTGATCTTTTAGCATACTGTGACAATGCAATGTGGGTGGTGTGTACACACCCTCCAACAAAGGTGTGCAGTGTTTTTCTTGATAGATACAAAGACAGTACTAAGGACAAATGATCTGTCATGTCAAAGTATAATGTTTACAAAAACTTGACTGCTTCTACCTCTACACCAAAGATGAAGCCACTGGGCCTGTACAATTATATTATTGTTGGGGAAGTAGTAGAGGCATTTTTTGCTTAATCTACACACATAACATTTCATTATTAACTTGTTTTAGCTGTATGCCAAACATGTTAGAAATTATTGGCATATACAAGTTGGCTGGATCTTTAAATGGTGGCAGAAGGAAAGGATGATTACCAACCAGCATCATCCTGTCAGTTTCCACTTCCTGGAGCAGCCCAGCAAATTCACCGAATGACTCAGCTGatagagcaaaacaaaaacaaagtcatATCGGTGTCGAGCAATGTAACATGACAACTAACACATAATGCCCATACAGTAGGATCACATTACTAGACACAACTCAGCTTCCTTCCTACAAACAGATGAAAAGATGAATGAAATAAGCTACCAATGTTGATTTCATCATCGGTCAGTGTATCCCCGATGAAGTCAAACTGGAATGACTGAAGAGTCTGTGAAAACTTCTGAACAGCCAAGGAGTATCCTTCAGAAAGAAAAGAGCATAACCACATTAAATGACACATATCAGTATATACTTCACACATGATCCAGACCACACAACGACTAAGTTTGGATCAGGCGAGACAACGTTATGGTGTTCAGGGGATTCGGCTCATCCTAgggcagagagcaggagaggcccCTGCTTCTGGTTCCAGGTGCCCCCTGTGTAGGCCtcatttctgcatgtgtgtgagagaggtagcAAGGCGCACATGGAGCTTGAGGTAATAATCTGACATCAAAGTCACAATCCAAAGGAGCACCTTTGGGTAAAAAATAACAAAGTATTCCAAGGAAACACAGGAAATGAAGAGAATGACAAGGTTCTTTTGACCTACTAATTGTATTTTACTTGGTTTATCTTTGCAATTACCTGAATGAAATATCCTCCATATACCTACCCTACATTTACCGTTTTTGGGCATCAACACTTTCCTCTTAAAACCTAAACATTTTGATGATAAccagattttttttaacacattctATTACATAAAGCACCGGTTGTGAAAGACTATGGACACAATAGTGAAGCACCATCATCAAAAACTGGATATCTAGCCTTGTTGACTCAAAACTACATTCTTCTTATGATGCATAGTTAATCAAGTTTTAACCTGTGATATTCCATTTGATCATACACATATGGTTGTGGTGTCTCTGATCTTTTGTTTACAACACCATTCCTCCACATGTTTTTTAGACCAGCAGCATTATGTGACTGTCAACAGTTTGGTTGACATATCGTAACCACAATTTCATCAagctaacacactcacactacgcTAACTGTTCTCCTTCAGCTCTTCCGTTTATTCACTTCACATGCGGTGCATGGTGGACTTCTCCCTGAAGAGAGCTCTGGTAATTACCCTGGACAGATTAAATGAATATATCCAGCCGCAGCCTCCTGTCACAAAGGGGGCTTTTGTGCAGGAAATGAAATGCCAcacaggggtgagagaggggtgagaggctCTGCAGAGTGGCATCTCCCTTGGGCACAATGCCAATGCTGTTTGGCCgccatctccctgtctctcttcccctctctctctctatctctctcgctctcttcctctcttcccctctctctctctctcacacacatacctacattcTGTTATTTTTAAGCAAGAAAAGACAGTGACTAAGTAAAAGAGAACATAACCATTGTCAGAGAACAGCAACTATTTCTAGCCCAATGTAAATAAAGACCAAGGGATTTCTTGTTTAGGTCACCTAAATTCTGTTTCCGTTTTCTGCAGTCAATGATATTCATCCACCTTGGGAGGATGTGGCTTTTCTGCTGACTCAGATCACATGACCTAGCCAGCACCACTGCTCTGGCCACATGACCTGTGATGGATACCAGTCTCACAGCCCCACCTCTGTCTTCTTCAGAACTGGTAGTTGCACAACACGGTATCACAATCACCTCACAACATAACACATCACAGTGCACAATCTCTGCAGGCATTTACATGACTTTGCATAGATACTGGCGTATTGAAGTCATACGCATGTTGAGTTTTATGTGCCTTGATGAAATGCTTAGTTGAATGTTGCATGTTGCATTACTTGTGCCACTGCAGTTTCCTGTGCAAACAGGAAGAAAGATCGAAACCTCTCACAACCGCAGGTGAGTAAAACAGAGGAAAACTGCAACTTCTTAGCTGCACGGGAATGCCTGAGATGCACTTCTACTGCCTCTGCAAAAACAAGAAACTACTGCCAAAGGAGGGTGCCAAGCACATTGCTCTGATAAAACATCACTCCGTCCTTTCATCTCTCCGTCCAGCATGTGTCTGGCCATCCGCCTATGTGGCACATGATGCTGAGGGGATTTTCTtcccccactcctccactcAGTGGCCTGTGTGACCTCACTGTAGACTGTTCGAAACAGAGTGAGCCTCTCAGTCTGCAGAGTACATTCAATaccctcactgtgtgtgtttgtgggtgtgtgtgtgt from Clupea harengus chromosome 8, Ch_v2.0.2, whole genome shotgun sequence encodes:
- the ophn1 gene encoding oligophrenin-1 isoform X2, coding for MGHPPLEFSDCYSDSPDFRERLKCYEQELDRTSKFLKEVIKDGNSVISTIKGYSLAVQKFSQTLQSFQFDFIGDTLTDDEINIAESFGEFAGLLQEVETDRMMLVQNACDLLIKPLEKFRKEQIGVTKERKKKFEKESEKYYSQLDKHVNLSVKKKETQLQEADEQLDKEKLNFYESSVEYVYQIQQVQDRKKFDVVEPVLAFLQSILTLNNLTVEMTQDFLPYKQELQLSLQNTRNHFESTRDSMEDLMKRMKEPSQIGKMHGQATIQGYLYVQEKWALGVTWVKYYCKYLKDNKLFDMVPVEQKTTTKQTPSKLTLKSCIRRKSESIDKRFCFEIEIVERNSPLTLQAVSEDNRKQWIEAMDGKEPIYHSPIQKQAEMELNEVGFKFVRKCINFVETKGVTQEGLYRTVGSNIQVQKLLNAFFDSKCPGDVDFNSSDWDIKTITSAMKFYLRTLSEPLMTYGLHSKLILAAKSESLDFRLGTIHSLVYKLPVVNREMLELLIRHLLSVCCHSEENLMTPSNMGVIFGPTLMRAEEETVAAMLEIKFQNIVVEILIDDFKKIFSGPPEESSAPPVPPPRAVPRKRQPITISKRTPRSYPALQMPNAELRELNGSAHNGVESEGDLHPSSPTPPQRTKLVPPSCSPPSIPSSCHPSSVPASSGARLPLPLKPTPTPRPQDWHSDSDVAKMVARLQDGGHRTDTTGNGESGVAVGRAQSFQGKKPLPRGAQEGNGESLMKGRSFSEKHSICRPPTRPPDPPNRTPTRPLSSPTSEDSRASYVASKTKFFENASRQTGGSTVPSPTSENSK
- the ophn1 gene encoding oligophrenin-1 isoform X1; its protein translation is MGHPPLEFSDCYSDSPDFRERLKCYEQELDRTSKFLKEVIKDGNSVISTIKGYSLAVQKFSQTLQSFQFDFIGDTLTDDEINIAESFGEFAGLLQEVETDRMMLVQNACDLLIKPLEKFRKEQIGVTKERKKKFEKESEKYYSQLDKHVNLSVKKKETQLQEADEQLDKEKLNFYESSVEYVYQIQQVQDRKKFDVVEPVLAFLQSILTLNNLTVEMTQDFLPYKQELQLSLQNTRNHFESTRDSMEDLMKRMKEPSQIGKMHGQATIQGYLYVQEKWALGVTWVKYYCKYLKDNKLFDMVPVEQKTTTKQTPSKLTLKSCIRRKSESIDKRFCFEIEIVERNSPLTLQAVSEDNRKQWIEAMDGKEPIYHSPIQKQAEMELNEVGFKFVRKCINFVETKGVTQEGLYRTVGSNIQVQKLLNAFFDSKCPGDVDFNSSDWDIKTITSAMKFYLRTLSEPLMTYGLHSKLILAAKSESLDFRLGTIHSLVYKLPVVNREMLELLIRHLLSVCCHSEENLMTPSNMGVIFGPTLMRAEEETVAAMLEIKFQNIVVEILIDDFKKIFSGPPEESSAPPVPPPRAVPRKRQPITISKRTPRSYPALQMPNAELRELNGSAHNGVESEGDLHPSSPTPPQRTKLVPPSCSPPSIPSSCHPSSVPASSGARLPLPLKPTPTPRPQDWHSDSDVAKMVARLQDGGHRTDTTGNGESGVAVGRAQSFQGKKPLPRGAQEGNGESLMKGRSFSEKHSICRPPTRPPDPPNRTPTRPLSSPTSEDSRASYVASKTKFFENASRQTGGSTVPSPTSEVGGK